A genomic segment from Lignipirellula cremea encodes:
- a CDS encoding sigma-54-dependent transcriptional regulator produces MSGNILVVDDERSMCEMVEADLRLRGFTVRWFTSAAEAFAALKEEAFDVVLTDVKMPGASGLQLCEQIAANRPDIPVVVMTGFGSLETAVAAIRAGAYDFVTKPIEMDLLAMLLERAVKHRRLQQQVKMLSDAVDHAASFGELIGESRPMQRLYDQLTRIADSDASVLITGESGTGKELVARSLHKQSRRRQQPFVAVNCSALPEALLESELFGHAKGAFTDARAERKGLFLQAQGGTLLLDELGEMPIAMQVKLLRALEENKVRPVGGDKELPFDVRVLAATNRDLEAAIEEKRFRDDLYYRIDVIQLELPPLRSRGTDILLLARKFVETYAQRAGKSVQGVSEQAGGKLLAYSWPGNVRELRNVIERAVALTRYEKIAVEDLPDKICDFRSSQVFIGGDDPSELVPMEAVEQRYVLHVLQAAGGNKTIAARILGFDRKTLYRKLKQYGVED; encoded by the coding sequence ATGAGCGGAAACATTCTTGTTGTCGACGACGAACGCAGCATGTGCGAAATGGTCGAAGCCGACCTGCGCCTGCGCGGCTTTACCGTGCGCTGGTTCACCTCCGCCGCAGAAGCGTTCGCCGCGCTCAAGGAAGAGGCGTTTGACGTGGTGCTGACCGATGTCAAAATGCCCGGCGCCAGCGGACTGCAGTTGTGCGAGCAGATCGCCGCCAACCGGCCCGACATTCCCGTCGTGGTGATGACCGGTTTCGGCAGCCTGGAAACGGCCGTCGCCGCCATCCGAGCGGGCGCTTACGACTTTGTCACCAAGCCGATCGAAATGGACCTGCTGGCCATGCTGCTGGAACGGGCCGTCAAACACCGGCGCCTGCAGCAGCAGGTGAAAATGCTGAGCGACGCCGTCGATCACGCCGCCTCTTTCGGCGAGCTGATTGGCGAAAGCCGGCCCATGCAGCGCCTTTACGATCAGTTGACGCGGATCGCGGATTCCGACGCCTCGGTGCTGATCACGGGCGAAAGCGGCACCGGCAAGGAGCTGGTCGCCCGTTCGCTGCACAAGCAGAGCCGCCGCCGGCAGCAGCCGTTTGTCGCGGTCAACTGTTCCGCCTTGCCGGAAGCCCTGCTGGAAAGCGAGCTGTTTGGCCATGCCAAGGGAGCCTTCACCGACGCCCGGGCCGAACGGAAAGGGCTCTTCCTGCAGGCGCAAGGCGGCACGCTGCTGCTGGACGAACTGGGCGAAATGCCGATCGCCATGCAGGTCAAGCTGCTGCGGGCGCTGGAAGAGAACAAGGTGCGGCCGGTCGGGGGCGACAAAGAATTGCCGTTTGACGTGCGCGTGCTGGCCGCGACCAACCGCGACCTGGAAGCGGCGATCGAAGAGAAGCGTTTTCGCGACGACCTGTATTACCGGATCGACGTCATCCAGCTGGAGCTGCCGCCGCTACGGTCGCGCGGGACCGATATCCTGCTGCTGGCCCGGAAGTTTGTGGAAACGTACGCGCAGCGGGCCGGCAAGTCGGTGCAGGGCGTATCGGAACAGGCCGGCGGCAAGCTGCTGGCTTACTCCTGGCCGGGGAACGTCCGCGAGCTGCGGAACGTGATCGAACGGGCCGTCGCGCTGACCCGTTATGAGAAGATCGCGGTGGAAGACCTGCCCGACAAAATCTGCGACTTCCGCAGTTCGCAAGTGTTCATCGGCGGCGACGACCCCAGCGAGCTGGTGCCGATGGAAGCCGTCGAACAGCGGTACGTGCTGCACGTGCTCCAGGCGGCCGGCGGCAACAAAACCATCGCCGCCCGGATCCTGGGTTTCGATCGCAAGACGCTGTATCGGAAGCTGAAGCAGTACGGCGTGGAGGATTGA